The following coding sequences are from one Neodiprion lecontei isolate iyNeoLeco1 chromosome 7, iyNeoLeco1.1, whole genome shotgun sequence window:
- the LOC107226068 gene encoding putative per-hexamer repeat protein 5: MSKIIILVLVAALCYHLVGSMPSSGSNPSSTQSSSEASSKAKSSTKSGSSGSESKAKSESSAKSGNHGSESEAKSESSAKSGNHGSESEAKSESSAKSGNHGSESEAKSESSAKSGSSGSQSETESESQSKSQSSTGPVNGEGCDDETGKGGETKSGKGNTGSGKSSTAGDTGSGKSSTPEDTGSGKSSTPEDTGSGKSSTAGDTGSGKSSTPEDTGSGKSSTPEDTGSGKSSTAGDTGSGKSSTPEDTGSGKSSTPGDTGSGKSSTPGDTGSGKSSTPGDTGPGTSTSPGGTGTGNSTSPGGTGTGNSTTPGGTGTGNSTTSSGTGTGNSTTSSGTGTGTSGNTGGSPCNAEIEVCINL, from the exons AtgagtaaaataattatactagTACTCGTCGCTGCTCTCTGCTACCATTTGGTAGGGAGCATGCCATCTAGTGGTTCTAACCCATCGAGTACGCAATCAAGTTCTGAAGCAAGTAGTAAAGCTAAATCATCAACAAAATCTGGAAGCTCTGGGTCAGAATCGAAGGCAAAATCTGAATCATCCGCAAAATCTGGAAACCATGGGTCAGAATCGGAGGCAAAATCTGAATCATCCGCAAAATCTGGAAACCATGGGTCAGAATCGGAGGCAAAATCTGAATCATCTGCAAAATCTGGAAACCATGGGTCAGAATCGGAGGCAAAATCTGAATCATCCGCAAAATCTGGAAGCTCTGGGTCACAATCGGAGACAGAATCTGAATCTCAGTCAAAGTCCCAGTCATCAACGGGGCCTGTAAATGGCGAAGGGTGTGATGATGAAACGGGCAAAGGCGGTGAGACAAAAAGTGGAAAGGGTAACACTGGATCAGGAAAGTCAAGTACAGCTGGGGATACTGGATCAGGAAAGTCAAGTACACCTGAGGATACTGGATCAGGAAAGTCAAGTACACCTGAGGATACTGGATCAGGAAAGTCAAGTACAGCTGGGGATACTGGATCAGGAAAGTCAAGTACACCTGAGGATACTGGATCAGGAAAGTCAAGTACACCTGAGGATACTGGATCAGGAAAGTCAAGTACAGCTGGGGATACTGGATCAGGAAAGTCAAGTACACCTGAGGATACTGGATCAGGAAAGTCAAGTACACCTGGGGATACTGGATCAGGAAAGTCAAGTACACCTGGCGATACTGGATCAGGAAAGTCGAGTACACCTGGGGATACTGGACCAGGAACGTCAACTTCACCTGGTGGCACTGGAACAGGTAATTCAACTTCACCTGGTGGCACTGGAACAGGTAATTCAACTACACCGGGTGGCACTGGAACAGGTAATTCAACTACATCCAGTGGCACTGGAACAG GTAATTCAACTACATCCAGTGGCACTGGAACAGGTACATCGGGCAATACAGGCGGTTCACCATGCAATGCTGAGATCGAAGTTTGCATTAATCTCTAA